A stretch of the Bacillus sp. B-jedd genome encodes the following:
- a CDS encoding RidA family protein, which yields MSGNNAVLARNTENAPNGNGLSSQTVAFSHYNNLSAQLPIEPKTGKLVAGGIKEQAEQCFKNIQAIVESIDHVMSDVVRITVFVKNIKDVDAVDEVYKTFFPTYVPTRTTVAVAALPMDALVQIEALVSHGEGTIPNAPQAGDLIKLTNNTVNAPTSSLSTQTVSFSHYNNLSAQLPIDPKTGRLVVGDVKEQTAQCLKNIKAILESIDVPFDDIVKVNVFLTDLADTEAVNEVYSRFFPDSAIARAVAYVPARTTVQAAALPMGASVQIEAVVSHGDGTPPQAIEDRHGIVIWANNTENAPQDSLSTQTVAFSHYNHLSAQLPVNPKTGELVAGGVKEQAEQCLKNIKAIVESINHVLEDVVKVNIFVKNIEDMNAVDEAYKTFFPQGTPARRVVGVSALPKDALIQIDAVVSNAEGTPRKA from the coding sequence ATGAGCGGCAACAACGCAGTATTAGCAAGAAATACAGAAAATGCTCCAAACGGTAACGGTTTATCTTCACAAACAGTGGCTTTCTCTCATTACAACAACCTTTCAGCTCAATTACCTATTGAACCTAAAACTGGTAAACTGGTAGCTGGCGGGATTAAAGAGCAGGCTGAACAGTGCTTTAAAAATATTCAGGCAATCGTCGAAAGCATCGATCATGTTATGAGCGACGTTGTTAGAATCACTGTATTCGTAAAGAATATTAAAGATGTTGACGCTGTAGACGAAGTTTATAAAACATTCTTCCCAACCTATGTTCCAACAAGGACAACAGTTGCAGTTGCAGCATTGCCTATGGATGCCTTGGTGCAAATTGAAGCGCTTGTTTCACATGGCGAAGGTACAATTCCGAATGCGCCACAAGCAGGCGATCTCATCAAGCTTACAAATAACACAGTAAATGCACCAACTAGTTCTCTATCTACACAAACTGTTTCCTTCTCTCATTACAATAATCTTTCAGCTCAATTGCCGATCGATCCGAAAACTGGCAGATTGGTAGTTGGCGATGTAAAAGAACAGACTGCACAGTGCCTGAAGAACATCAAGGCAATTTTGGAAAGCATCGATGTTCCATTTGACGATATTGTTAAAGTTAACGTATTCCTTACAGACTTGGCTGATACTGAAGCTGTAAATGAAGTTTACTCTAGATTCTTCCCAGATTCAGCGATCGCAAGAGCTGTAGCCTACGTCCCTGCGCGTACAACAGTTCAAGCCGCTGCTTTACCAATGGGTGCTTCTGTTCAAATCGAAGCAGTCGTGTCGCACGGCGACGGTACACCACCACAGGCGATAGAAGACAGACATGGCATTGTTATCTGGGCAAACAACACTGAAAATGCACCACAGGATTCTTTGTCTACACAAACTGTAGCGTTCTCTCATTACAATCACCTTTCAGCTCAATTACCTGTAAATCCAAAAACAGGCGAATTGGTAGCTGGCGGAGTTAAAGAGCAGGCTGAACAGTGCTTGAAGAATATCAAGGCAATTGTAGAAAGCATCAATCACGTTTTGGAAGATGTCGTTAAAGTGAATATCTTCGTAAAAAATATTGAAGATATGAATGCTGTAGACGAAGCTTACAAAACATTCTTCCCACAAGGTACTCCTGCACGCAGAGTAGTTGGTGTCTCCGCTTTGCCTAAAGATGCATTAATCCAGATTGATGCGGTTGTATCAAACGCTGAAGGAACACCTCGAAAAGCATAA
- a CDS encoding L-lactate MFS transporter, with amino-acid sequence MKTKNRWLIAASAVGIHISIGSVYAWSNFTNPLMEQFGWTAKQVQFTFSLAILFLGLSAAFLGHFVEKHGPRKAGLLAAAFFGVGILGSGVAVNLGSLPLLYITYGVLGGIGLGVGYIAPVSTLVKWFPDRRGLATGLAIMGFGFAAAISSPIMDSLIKSVGTANTFFILGVAYFAIMTLSSLYLEKPPVNWLPEGFKEKVKSGRAKVNQDLSQLTANEAVKTKRFYFLWLMLFINVTCGIAILSAAKPLSQESIGLTTAGAAALVGVMGLFNGFGRLGWASISDYIGRPNTYTIFFATQIVLFALLPHTTNALLFQVMLAIVYTMYGGGFASIPAYIGDLFGTKQLGAIHGYILTAWAAAGLAGPMFAAWMFDKTQSYAASLTYFAALFVVALVVSIVIRFDIRKLRKQNEYQKLAS; translated from the coding sequence ATGAAAACGAAAAACCGATGGCTCATCGCTGCATCGGCTGTGGGGATTCATATTTCCATTGGCTCTGTCTATGCTTGGAGTAACTTTACAAATCCCTTAATGGAGCAATTTGGCTGGACTGCAAAGCAAGTCCAATTCACCTTCAGCCTTGCGATCCTATTCCTTGGCTTGTCTGCTGCTTTCCTTGGCCACTTTGTAGAAAAACATGGACCGAGAAAAGCTGGACTTCTTGCAGCCGCGTTTTTCGGTGTTGGGATTTTAGGTTCAGGTGTCGCGGTAAATCTTGGATCCCTGCCTTTACTGTACATAACGTATGGAGTCTTGGGCGGCATTGGCTTGGGAGTCGGTTATATCGCTCCAGTTTCAACGCTTGTAAAATGGTTCCCTGACAGACGTGGCCTTGCAACAGGACTTGCGATCATGGGATTTGGTTTCGCGGCTGCAATCAGCAGTCCCATCATGGATTCATTGATTAAATCGGTTGGCACTGCAAATACTTTCTTTATTTTGGGAGTTGCCTACTTCGCCATTATGACATTATCTTCTCTTTATTTGGAAAAGCCTCCAGTGAATTGGCTTCCTGAAGGATTCAAGGAAAAGGTCAAGTCTGGAAGAGCCAAAGTTAATCAGGATCTATCCCAGTTAACAGCTAATGAAGCTGTCAAAACCAAGCGCTTCTATTTTCTGTGGCTGATGCTATTTATCAACGTAACGTGCGGGATTGCAATCCTATCTGCTGCAAAGCCACTGTCGCAAGAAAGTATTGGCTTAACAACAGCTGGAGCGGCTGCGCTGGTCGGTGTAATGGGGCTATTCAACGGTTTCGGCCGCCTTGGCTGGGCTTCCATTTCGGATTATATCGGCCGGCCTAATACGTATACCATATTCTTTGCAACTCAAATTGTCTTGTTTGCGTTGCTGCCACATACGACAAATGCCTTGCTATTCCAAGTCATGCTGGCGATTGTCTACACGATGTATGGTGGCGGTTTCGCTTCCATCCCTGCCTACATCGGTGATTTATTTGGAACAAAACAGCTTGGTGCGATTCATGGTTATATTCTTACCGCATGGGCGGCGGCGGGATTGGCCGGTCCGATGTTTGCAGCATGGATGTTTGATAAAACACAAAGCTATGCAGCAAGCCTTACTTATTTCGCGGCGTTGTTTGTCGTTGCGCTTGTCGTATCAATCGTCATCCGCTTTGACATCCGCAAGTTGCGCAAACAAAACGAGTACCAGAAGCTCGCTTCTTGA
- a CDS encoding DUF2294 domain-containing protein yields MNKYEAEFSNLVRSFRKKHMGKGPSRITTTFCKNWAICEMEGNLSPVEKFIASANEGKQALRSARTEMVKDMYRKNPPVEMEEFLGCKFVELFVDIDIDRDFGMSVFVFDQDIEKKFCK; encoded by the coding sequence ATGAATAAATACGAAGCTGAGTTTAGTAATCTAGTCCGTTCCTTTCGGAAGAAACATATGGGAAAAGGACCAAGCAGAATTACCACAACATTCTGCAAGAACTGGGCAATTTGTGAAATGGAAGGAAACCTTTCACCGGTAGAGAAATTCATTGCTTCTGCAAACGAGGGAAAACAAGCTTTGCGGTCTGCCAGAACCGAAATGGTAAAAGATATGTACCGAAAAAACCCTCCCGTGGAAATGGAAGAATTTCTAGGCTGTAAATTTGTCGAGTTATTCGTAGATATTGATATCGATAGGGACTTTGGAATGTCAGTTTTTGTTTTTGATCAAGACATTGAAAAGAAGTTTTGTAAATAG
- a CDS encoding macrolide family glycosyltransferase — protein sequence MAHVLFINAGSEGHINPTIGVVQELISRGEEVVYFAVEDFRERLERTGAEVRTIDGEKFIKAFISGGRDYLLERINGLLHTADVVIPTVLEQIKGKRFDYIIHDSMFGCGHLLAQILNLPAINSCTSFAQTKASFDFSNKMPAEILKPIYDEFHSLKGMVMEKYNVKIDSPYEVFCNPAQLTIVYTTREFQPFGETFDHTYKFVGPSLPLQIKQNNNIETAALKENSPIYISLGTVFNRNIDFYKLCFGAFGNSDHTVVMSIGSQIRLADLGEIPENFIVKRYVSQLEVLKYAKLFISHGGMNSTHEALYSGVPLIIIPQSADQPLIASQVVNIGAGIKLQKENLTAMQLYEAVEHVLNTPSFREAAENSRASLQKSGGYHQAVDEIFKFKNQYSI from the coding sequence ATGGCGCATGTATTATTTATAAATGCTGGTTCAGAAGGACATATCAATCCAACTATTGGCGTTGTTCAAGAGCTTATTTCACGTGGAGAAGAGGTAGTGTACTTTGCGGTTGAAGATTTCCGCGAACGTTTAGAAAGGACGGGTGCCGAAGTAAGGACCATTGACGGTGAAAAATTTATAAAGGCCTTTATTTCCGGTGGCAGAGATTATTTACTAGAAAGAATTAACGGTCTTTTGCATACGGCAGATGTAGTCATACCGACCGTTCTTGAACAAATAAAAGGAAAGCGCTTTGATTATATCATCCACGATTCCATGTTTGGCTGTGGTCATTTACTGGCTCAAATCCTAAATCTTCCCGCAATCAATTCTTGTACATCTTTTGCACAGACAAAAGCTTCCTTTGATTTTTCTAATAAAATGCCTGCAGAGATTCTTAAACCAATATACGATGAATTTCACAGCCTCAAAGGCATGGTAATGGAAAAATACAATGTAAAGATCGATTCTCCGTATGAAGTTTTTTGCAATCCTGCCCAGCTAACAATAGTATATACAACAAGGGAGTTTCAACCTTTTGGTGAAACTTTTGATCATACCTATAAATTTGTCGGTCCATCTTTACCTTTACAAATAAAGCAAAATAATAACATTGAGACAGCCGCTTTAAAAGAAAATAGTCCGATTTACATTTCACTCGGTACCGTTTTTAATCGGAATATTGATTTCTATAAACTTTGCTTTGGTGCATTTGGAAATAGCGATCACACCGTGGTGATGTCGATTGGCAGCCAAATCCGGCTGGCTGATTTAGGAGAAATACCAGAAAACTTCATTGTAAAAAGGTATGTTTCACAACTTGAAGTGCTAAAGTACGCTAAACTATTTATTTCTCATGGAGGAATGAACAGTACCCATGAAGCGCTCTATAGCGGGGTACCGCTCATAATCATACCGCAAAGTGCGGATCAGCCGCTTATTGCCAGTCAAGTTGTTAACATTGGAGCAGGTATAAAGTTACAGAAGGAAAACTTGACCGCAATGCAGTTGTATGAAGCCGTGGAGCATGTGCTAAACACCCCATCTTTCCGAGAAGCTGCTGAAAATAGTAGGGCATCACTTCAAAAATCCGGTGGATACCACCAAGCCGTTGACGAGATTTTTAAATTTAAAAATCAATATTCTATATAA
- a CDS encoding DUF4179 domain-containing protein, translating to MDNKEFKTAIEQIPVPKDKVFDAIFKGLNQGNGKTKKKKVFAGVATAAALLGITIASGFVNPTMNKVLANAPLIGGIFQQFNDPTGMELANQDAVTELNQSLTKNGVTVKLTSSYFDGNIVSITGFVDKAVEKGHNEKGEVSFDVNFAGNKGDQDPWLGMSHDIRKVKEGYNFQWKLEYPYETIKDHFSLPVTIHSINGIKGEWNFDVPIQQDKNTTLAIEQEQAYPDEGVKLKIEKILTAKASSTLTYESTQTYKGDEIYIDKAIDEKGKVYRFGNGTVLAESKQEDGFRSTVRRGMTIVNPDISSLTFYPTISFGDPKVQQLLDKKTFTLKSTRFNLELQVNDITQKDGKLVLDYQLTGLPENLSKGKLETITHNLGYLFWLVDKDYLTEIDPENPFPPKNHGIPLNKVQMIDKATLRFQSTFDLNGEERIENFKLENTMMLFDFSSLVSVKELQPFTVELSGEKE from the coding sequence ATGGATAACAAGGAATTCAAAACAGCAATAGAGCAAATACCTGTGCCGAAAGATAAAGTATTCGATGCCATTTTCAAAGGGCTTAACCAGGGGAATGGCAAAACAAAGAAAAAGAAGGTTTTTGCAGGGGTGGCGACTGCCGCTGCTCTTCTTGGAATCACCATAGCCTCAGGATTTGTTAATCCTACTATGAATAAAGTATTGGCGAATGCCCCTTTAATAGGCGGGATTTTTCAACAATTTAATGATCCGACAGGTATGGAATTAGCTAACCAGGATGCAGTTACGGAATTAAATCAGTCACTTACAAAAAATGGGGTCACTGTAAAACTCACCAGTTCTTATTTTGACGGCAATATTGTTTCTATTACCGGATTTGTTGACAAGGCTGTTGAAAAGGGGCATAACGAAAAAGGAGAAGTCAGCTTTGATGTGAACTTTGCGGGGAATAAAGGCGACCAAGATCCTTGGCTTGGAATGTCCCATGATATCAGAAAAGTGAAAGAGGGATACAATTTCCAGTGGAAATTGGAATATCCTTATGAAACGATCAAAGACCATTTTTCTCTTCCGGTTACCATTCATTCGATCAATGGCATTAAGGGTGAATGGAACTTTGATGTACCGATCCAGCAGGACAAAAACACTACCTTAGCTATCGAACAAGAGCAGGCCTACCCTGATGAAGGGGTGAAACTAAAAATAGAAAAAATTCTGACCGCAAAAGCATCTTCGACTCTCACTTATGAGTCCACGCAGACATATAAGGGGGACGAAATCTATATAGATAAAGCAATTGATGAAAAAGGAAAAGTATATAGATTTGGAAATGGAACAGTTCTCGCCGAATCGAAACAAGAGGATGGGTTTCGTAGTACTGTCCGAAGAGGGATGACGATTGTCAATCCGGATATCTCTTCTCTAACTTTTTACCCGACAATATCATTTGGGGACCCAAAAGTACAACAGCTATTGGACAAAAAAACATTTACACTTAAAAGCACAAGGTTCAATTTAGAATTGCAGGTAAATGATATTACTCAAAAAGACGGGAAATTAGTATTGGATTATCAACTTACAGGGCTTCCCGAAAATTTGAGTAAAGGCAAACTAGAAACGATTACTCATAATTTGGGATATCTTTTCTGGCTGGTTGATAAGGATTACTTAACCGAAATCGATCCGGAAAATCCATTCCCCCCGAAAAATCACGGCATTCCGTTAAATAAAGTACAAATGATTGATAAGGCAACTCTGCGCTTCCAATCAACCTTTGACTTAAACGGAGAAGAAAGAATTGAGAACTTTAAGCTAGAAAATACAATGATGCTATTTGATTTTTCAAGCTTGGTCTCAGTTAAGGAATTACAACCTTTCACTGTGGAACTTTCCGGGGAAAAAGAATAA
- the fdhD gene encoding formate dehydrogenase accessory sulfurtransferase FdhD codes for MLESMSQKYQITKYTNGRFLNVEDVIVNEFPLTVFVNNVEFATMVVTPTHFEEMVIGFLASEGVIRTNSDILSFEIDVGRGYAYVSLKVNSTTNQQYYSKRFIGSCCGKSRQFYFHNDARTARTSMSKTKISAAQSIYLMNEMQNSSEVFQETGGVHNAALCTPDEILAVRTDIGRHNALDKLFGYSILNSVSVRDKIIVFSGRISSEVLLKAAKIGVGIVLSKSAPTDLAIKLAQDLNITAVGFIRGESFNVYSCPERIID; via the coding sequence ATGCTGGAAAGTATGAGCCAAAAATATCAAATAACCAAATATACCAATGGCCGTTTTTTGAATGTTGAAGATGTGATTGTGAATGAATTCCCTTTGACTGTGTTCGTCAATAACGTTGAGTTTGCCACAATGGTGGTTACTCCAACCCATTTTGAAGAAATGGTCATCGGTTTCCTTGCATCGGAAGGTGTCATACGTACTAACAGTGACATACTTTCATTCGAAATAGACGTAGGTCGTGGATATGCCTATGTTTCATTGAAGGTGAATTCAACTACGAATCAGCAATATTATTCAAAGCGGTTCATTGGCTCTTGCTGCGGTAAAAGCCGCCAGTTCTATTTCCACAATGACGCCCGGACAGCTAGAACGTCCATGTCAAAAACAAAAATAAGTGCAGCCCAAAGCATCTACCTCATGAATGAAATGCAAAACAGCTCAGAGGTGTTCCAGGAAACCGGAGGAGTCCATAATGCCGCACTGTGTACACCGGATGAGATCCTTGCTGTCCGTACCGATATCGGCCGGCATAACGCGTTAGATAAGTTATTCGGATATAGTATTTTAAATAGTGTTTCTGTCAGGGATAAAATTATTGTATTCAGCGGGAGAATCTCTTCTGAAGTGTTATTGAAGGCTGCGAAGATTGGGGTAGGCATTGTATTATCCAAGTCAGCGCCGACCGATTTGGCCATCAAGCTTGCCCAGGATTTAAACATTACAGCTGTTGGCTTCATTCGGGGCGAGTCATTCAATGTCTATTCCTGTCCGGAAAGAATAATTGATTAA
- a CDS encoding FdhF/YdeP family oxidoreductase — MGKTKHPGPQKKTAIPAPEHWVSPIPFGLGKVKPKHIRDTVKTIWENRDNFGYAASILTKGVCDGCALGVSGLQDQTLTGPHICTTRLNVLRLNTIGAIKPEILHGDIDELRKYSSSDLRKLGRIPYPMIRREGERKFSRITWDEAMDMIAGKMKKLDPKQYAFYLTARGITNETYYVAGKVSRFLGTNNIDNASRICHSPSKTAMKRSIGVGASTANYLDWIGTDVLVFWGSVASNSSPVSSKYMLEAKKKGTKIIVVNPYREPALDKYWIPSSPESALFGTKLADDFYQVNIGGDIAFMHGIMKHWFEMEEIKQGSAVNHEFVNEHVNGYAELVSHVQQQSWEEIEKSSGVTKARIVELAELLANSKNAVYAWAMGLTMHSFATDNISQVANLALLRGHLGRKHTGLMPFRGHSSVQGSGEMGADPFVLPGGDFYGENIDRIEKLWGFKLPEWQGDIVGVTLENIVLPDDHERKIKLYYMSGGNFLETMPDPEFIEKALSNLEIRVHQDIILNTSTLLDAKEAVIILPAKTRYEQEGGGTSTSTERMVYFSPEIPGNKNRIEEACEEWKIYVDLAKRVKPETADAIDFKDAQAIRNEIALANPNYDGIQHLKNAGDVFQWGGAWLCEDGICPTPDGRGNLITVDIPDLSKKEGQFIVTSRRGKQFNSMVYDEVDPLNGAGRYDVLMNEEDARELSIAEGEGVVLYNGFGVFQGRAKFVDISQGNVQVHFPEGNFLLPRGRYEKYAGIPDYNIIVSLEKADRFSARKDIQYVEKHIEEDEINAPA; from the coding sequence ATGGGAAAAACGAAACATCCAGGACCTCAGAAAAAAACGGCTATACCGGCACCGGAACATTGGGTCAGCCCCATTCCTTTCGGGCTTGGCAAAGTAAAGCCGAAACATATACGTGATACTGTTAAAACAATATGGGAAAACCGCGACAATTTCGGGTATGCCGCTAGTATCCTGACAAAAGGTGTGTGTGACGGCTGTGCACTCGGAGTGTCGGGGCTTCAGGACCAGACATTGACAGGCCCTCATATTTGCACGACTAGATTGAACGTTCTTCGCTTGAATACAATCGGAGCGATTAAACCGGAAATCCTTCATGGCGATATCGATGAACTAAGAAAATACAGTAGCTCAGATCTCCGCAAGCTCGGCAGAATTCCTTATCCGATGATTCGCAGGGAGGGTGAGCGCAAGTTCTCGCGGATAACTTGGGATGAAGCGATGGATATGATCGCTGGGAAAATGAAAAAGCTGGATCCAAAACAATATGCTTTTTACCTGACTGCGCGCGGCATTACCAATGAGACATATTATGTTGCCGGGAAAGTTTCAAGGTTCCTTGGAACGAACAACATCGACAATGCCAGCCGAATTTGCCATTCTCCTTCTAAGACGGCAATGAAACGTTCTATCGGTGTCGGAGCTTCGACCGCCAACTACCTTGATTGGATTGGTACCGATGTACTTGTTTTCTGGGGAAGCGTAGCGTCCAACAGTTCGCCGGTTTCCTCAAAATACATGCTTGAAGCAAAGAAAAAGGGCACAAAAATTATCGTTGTTAATCCATATCGAGAACCGGCATTGGATAAATACTGGATCCCTTCGTCCCCTGAATCCGCGTTGTTCGGAACAAAGCTCGCCGATGATTTTTACCAAGTGAATATTGGTGGGGATATCGCATTTATGCACGGAATCATGAAACATTGGTTTGAAATGGAGGAAATCAAACAGGGCTCGGCAGTAAACCACGAATTCGTCAATGAACACGTAAACGGCTATGCCGAGTTAGTTTCACATGTCCAGCAGCAATCATGGGAAGAAATAGAAAAGTCTTCTGGTGTTACAAAGGCACGGATTGTTGAGTTGGCGGAATTGCTTGCGAATAGCAAAAACGCTGTGTATGCATGGGCTATGGGTTTAACGATGCATTCTTTTGCAACGGATAATATTTCTCAGGTTGCCAATCTAGCTTTGTTGCGTGGACATCTTGGTAGAAAACATACAGGTTTAATGCCTTTCCGAGGCCATTCTTCTGTACAAGGATCGGGAGAAATGGGTGCGGATCCCTTTGTTTTGCCAGGTGGGGATTTCTATGGTGAAAATATAGACCGGATTGAAAAACTATGGGGATTCAAGCTGCCTGAATGGCAGGGGGATATAGTCGGGGTCACCCTGGAAAACATAGTCCTCCCAGATGATCATGAACGAAAAATCAAACTTTACTATATGTCAGGCGGTAATTTCCTGGAGACGATGCCGGACCCTGAATTTATAGAAAAAGCACTGTCCAACCTTGAGATCCGTGTCCACCAAGATATCATCCTAAACACATCTACCTTGCTCGATGCCAAGGAAGCGGTCATCATCCTTCCGGCGAAAACACGTTACGAGCAGGAAGGCGGCGGTACATCCACTTCAACTGAACGAATGGTTTATTTCAGCCCGGAAATTCCAGGCAACAAGAATCGGATCGAGGAAGCCTGTGAAGAGTGGAAAATTTATGTCGACCTTGCAAAACGAGTGAAGCCGGAAACGGCAGATGCAATTGATTTCAAGGATGCCCAGGCAATCCGCAATGAAATTGCCTTAGCCAACCCTAACTATGACGGTATCCAGCATTTAAAAAATGCAGGCGATGTCTTTCAGTGGGGCGGCGCCTGGTTGTGTGAGGATGGTATTTGTCCTACACCTGATGGACGAGGAAATCTTATAACTGTTGATATCCCTGACCTCAGTAAAAAGGAAGGCCAATTCATTGTCACATCCCGCCGCGGCAAGCAGTTTAACTCCATGGTTTATGATGAAGTGGATCCATTGAATGGGGCTGGCCGCTATGATGTGTTAATGAACGAAGAAGATGCCCGGGAATTGAGCATAGCTGAAGGTGAAGGAGTCGTTCTTTACAATGGCTTTGGCGTTTTCCAGGGAAGGGCAAAGTTCGTAGACATCTCACAGGGCAATGTTCAAGTTCACTTCCCAGAAGGAAACTTCCTCTTGCCGCGCGGCCGTTATGAAAAATATGCCGGCATCCCGGACTACAACATTATTGTCAGCCTGGAAAAGGCAGACCGCTTCAGCGCAAGGAAAGATATTCAATATGTAGAAAAACACATTGAAGAAGACGAAATTAACGCACCAGCGTAA
- a CDS encoding YciI family protein, with protein MRFMMIVKATSHSEAGTMPQEQMELMFAAMKKYNEELKEAGVLVAVGGLHPSSNGIRISYPVPGERPIITEGPFNETNELIAGYWFIDVKSREEAIEWAMRAPDPHGLGEGQIELRQVFE; from the coding sequence ATGAGATTCATGATGATTGTGAAAGCTACGAGCCATTCAGAAGCAGGGACGATGCCACAGGAACAGATGGAGCTGATGTTTGCCGCAATGAAGAAATACAATGAGGAACTGAAGGAAGCTGGCGTCCTGGTGGCGGTCGGTGGACTCCATCCAAGCTCGAACGGCATTCGTATTTCTTATCCTGTTCCAGGAGAACGGCCAATTATTACAGAAGGCCCTTTTAATGAGACAAATGAGTTGATTGCAGGATACTGGTTCATAGATGTGAAGTCTCGCGAAGAAGCCATCGAGTGGGCGATGCGCGCCCCGGATCCTCATGGCCTTGGAGAAGGACAGATTGAACTTCGCCAAGTATTCGAATAG
- a CDS encoding sigma-70 family RNA polymerase sigma factor, with protein MEDESQRLVKKAIKGNKSAFEKLVKQHYERIYRTAYLYVHNEEDALDVVQEATFQAFRYIHSLKHPEYFMTWLTKIVIRCSADVLRRKSKVVPLSDEIISNLPGMANSNFEDSMHLLNAIQQLKENYRTAIILFYYYDYSIKTISSVMEIPEGSVKTYLSRGKAELKKFYENEEDKCHG; from the coding sequence ATGGAAGATGAAAGTCAACGGCTAGTGAAGAAAGCAATTAAAGGCAATAAGAGCGCCTTTGAAAAGTTAGTTAAACAGCATTATGAGAGAATCTACCGGACTGCTTATCTTTATGTACATAACGAAGAAGATGCACTGGATGTTGTACAGGAGGCAACCTTTCAAGCCTTTAGATATATCCATTCTCTGAAACATCCGGAGTATTTCATGACCTGGCTCACAAAGATTGTCATTCGATGTTCAGCCGATGTCCTAAGGAGAAAAAGCAAGGTTGTTCCTTTGAGTGATGAAATTATTTCAAACTTGCCGGGCATGGCGAATTCAAACTTTGAGGATTCGATGCACCTCTTAAATGCCATTCAGCAGCTGAAAGAAAACTACCGTACAGCCATTATTCTTTTTTACTATTACGATTACTCGATTAAAACGATCAGCAGCGTCATGGAGATTCCGGAAGGTTCCGTCAAAACTTATTTAAGCAGAGGCAAGGCGGAGTTGAAAAAGTTCTATGAAAATGAGGAGGACAAATGCCATGGATAA